In Kryptolebias marmoratus isolate JLee-2015 linkage group LG20, ASM164957v2, whole genome shotgun sequence, a genomic segment contains:
- the lhx8a gene encoding LIM/homeobox protein Lhx8a isoform X2, which produces MFNCVSNSLGSSGSDDLFEDSYSPSSLSSSSLSSVPQVVSQQEKTLCTSCGLEIVDRYLLKVNNLCWHVRCLSCSVCKTSLGRHVSCYVKDKQVFCKLDYFRRYGTRCARCGRNIHSTDWVRRAKGSTFHLACFSCSTCKRQLSTGEECGLLENRVFCLAHYDNMMENLKRAKENEQIKAAAEEDSANRDDSGAAPRPAKRARTSFTMDQLQVMQAQFAKDNNPDAQTLQKLAERTGLSRRVIQVWFQNCRARQKKHISPNQPSSVMMTSLAPGQLTPPLMEDLQYTTYLSPDTPLLTTLTYMDVQTSDPLLLQPILTTSLTQLPVGHA; this is translated from the exons ATGTTCAACTGTGTCTCTAACAGTCTG GGTTCCTCCGGGTCCGATGATCTCTTCGAGGACTCCTACTCCCCGTCCTCCCTGTCCTCGTCCTCCTTGTCCTCTGTCCCACAGGTGGTCTCCCAGCAGGAGAAAACCCTGTGCACCTCCTGCGGCCTGGAGATCGTGGACAGATACCTCCTCAAG GTGAACAACTTGTGCTGGCACGTGCGCTGCCTCTCGTGCAGTGTGTGTAAAACATCCCTGGGCCGACATGTGAGCTGTTATGTGAAGGATAAACAGGTTTTCTGCAAACTTGACTACTTCAG GAGGTATGGCACCCGCTGCGCTCGCTGCGGCCGGAACATCCACTCCACTGACTGGGTGCGCAGAGCAAAAGGAAGCACCTTCCACCTGGCGTGTTTCTCCTGCTCCACATGCAAGCGCCAGCTGTCTACTGGAGAGGAATGTGGCCTTCTAGAGAACCGGGTCTTTTGCCTGGCTCACTATGACAACATGATGGAGAATCTCAAACGTGCCAAGGAAAACG agcaaataaaagcagcagcagaagaagactCGGCCAACAGGGATGACTCAGGCGCTGCGCCTCGTCCTGCTAAAAGGGCCAGAACCAGCTTCACCATGGACCAGTTACAG GTAATGCAAGCCCAGTTTGCTAAAGATAACAACCCAGATGCCCAGACTCTTCAGAAACTGGCAGAAAGGACTGGTCTCAGTCGTAGAGTCATTCAG GTTTGGTTTCAGAACTGTCGAGCTCGTCAGAAGAAGCACATCTCTCCAAATCAGCCCTCCTCAGTCATGATGACATCACTTGCTCCTGGTCAGCTGACTCCACCTTTGATGGAGGATCTGCAGTACACAACCTATCTTTCCCCTGACACACCCCTCCTCACTACTCTGACTTATATGGATG TTCAAACTTCGGACCCACTTCTGCTTCAGCCAATTCTAACCACATCGTTGACCCAGCTGCCAGTCGGCCATGCCTGA
- the lhx8a gene encoding LIM/homeobox protein Lhx8a isoform X1 — translation MSEGGRPPAEAVFTQLHHGQTFYDSGSSGSDDLFEDSYSPSSLSSSSLSSVPQVVSQQEKTLCTSCGLEIVDRYLLKVNNLCWHVRCLSCSVCKTSLGRHVSCYVKDKQVFCKLDYFRRYGTRCARCGRNIHSTDWVRRAKGSTFHLACFSCSTCKRQLSTGEECGLLENRVFCLAHYDNMMENLKRAKENEQIKAAAEEDSANRDDSGAAPRPAKRARTSFTMDQLQVMQAQFAKDNNPDAQTLQKLAERTGLSRRVIQVWFQNCRARQKKHISPNQPSSVMMTSLAPGQLTPPLMEDLQYTTYLSPDTPLLTTLTYMDVQTSDPLLLQPILTTSLTQLPVGHA, via the exons ATGTCGGAGGGAGGAAGGCCGCCGGCGGAGGCCGTTTTCACTCAGCTGCACCACGGGCAAACTTTTTATGACTCA GGTTCCTCCGGGTCCGATGATCTCTTCGAGGACTCCTACTCCCCGTCCTCCCTGTCCTCGTCCTCCTTGTCCTCTGTCCCACAGGTGGTCTCCCAGCAGGAGAAAACCCTGTGCACCTCCTGCGGCCTGGAGATCGTGGACAGATACCTCCTCAAG GTGAACAACTTGTGCTGGCACGTGCGCTGCCTCTCGTGCAGTGTGTGTAAAACATCCCTGGGCCGACATGTGAGCTGTTATGTGAAGGATAAACAGGTTTTCTGCAAACTTGACTACTTCAG GAGGTATGGCACCCGCTGCGCTCGCTGCGGCCGGAACATCCACTCCACTGACTGGGTGCGCAGAGCAAAAGGAAGCACCTTCCACCTGGCGTGTTTCTCCTGCTCCACATGCAAGCGCCAGCTGTCTACTGGAGAGGAATGTGGCCTTCTAGAGAACCGGGTCTTTTGCCTGGCTCACTATGACAACATGATGGAGAATCTCAAACGTGCCAAGGAAAACG agcaaataaaagcagcagcagaagaagactCGGCCAACAGGGATGACTCAGGCGCTGCGCCTCGTCCTGCTAAAAGGGCCAGAACCAGCTTCACCATGGACCAGTTACAG GTAATGCAAGCCCAGTTTGCTAAAGATAACAACCCAGATGCCCAGACTCTTCAGAAACTGGCAGAAAGGACTGGTCTCAGTCGTAGAGTCATTCAG GTTTGGTTTCAGAACTGTCGAGCTCGTCAGAAGAAGCACATCTCTCCAAATCAGCCCTCCTCAGTCATGATGACATCACTTGCTCCTGGTCAGCTGACTCCACCTTTGATGGAGGATCTGCAGTACACAACCTATCTTTCCCCTGACACACCCCTCCTCACTACTCTGACTTATATGGATG TTCAAACTTCGGACCCACTTCTGCTTCAGCCAATTCTAACCACATCGTTGACCCAGCTGCCAGTCGGCCATGCCTGA